In Lutra lutra chromosome 6, mLutLut1.2, whole genome shotgun sequence, the following are encoded in one genomic region:
- the ZBTB2 gene encoding zinc finger and BTB domain-containing protein 2 isoform X2, translated as MYTGKMAPQLIDPVRLEQGIKFLHAYPLIQEASLASQGAFSHPDQVFPLASSLYGIQIADHQLRQATKIASAPEKLGREARPQPSRVSQEQAPEASQLSQLPSNLAPVTRTHLTPSDPLQTSLSPELVSTPVPPPPPGEETNLEASSSDEQPAALTIAHVKPSIMKRNGSFPKYYACHLCGRRFTLRSSLREHLQIHTGVPFTSGQPGDSRGPLSLCSNAPDLGKDAMEVPEAGMISDSELQHISDSPIIDGQPHSETPPPSDIADIDNLEQADQEREVKRRKYECTICGRKFIQKSHWREHMYIHTGKPFKCSTCDKSFCRANQAARHVCLNQSMDTYTMVDKQTLELCTFEEGSQMDNMLVQTNKPYKCNLCDKTFSTPNEVVKHSCQNQNSDVFALDEGRSILLGSADSEVTEPDHPVLASIKKEQETVLLD; from the coding sequence ATGTACACCGGCAAGATGGCACCCCAGCTCATCGATCCCGTTCGATTGGAACAGGGGATCAAGTTTCTGCACGCCTACCCGCTGATCCAGGAAGCCAGCCTGGCCAGCCAGGGCGCCTTTTCTCACCCCGACCAAGTTTTCCCGCTGGCTTCTTCCCTGTACGGCATTCAGATCGCAGACCACCAGTTGCGACAAGCCACCAAGATTGCCTCTGCCCCCGAGAAGCTGGGGCGGGAAGCGCGGCCGCAGCCGTCCCGGGTGAGCCAGGAGCAGGCGCCGGAGGCCTCCCAGCTGTCCCAGCTGCCTTCCAACCTGGCCCCGGTGACTCGGACGCACCTGACTCCCTCGGACCCGCTGCAGACCTCGCTGTCCCCGGAACTCGTTTCCACGCCCGTGCCTCCCCCGCCTCCCGGGGAGGAGACCAACCTGGAGGCCTCGTCCTCGGACGAACAGCCGGCGGCCCTCACCATCGCCCACGTGAAGCCGAGCATCATGAAGAGGAACGGGAGCTTCCCCAAGTACTACGCCTGCCACCTGTGCGGCCGGCGCTTCACGCTGCGCAGCAGCCTGCGGGAGCACCTCCAGATCCACACGGGTGTCCCGTTCACGTCCGGCCAGCCCGGCGACAGCCGGGGGCCCCTGTCTCTCTGCAGCAACGCCCCCGACCTGGGGAAGGACGCCATGGAGGTGCCCGAGGCCGGGATGATCAGCGACAGCGAGCTGCAGCACATCTCCGACTCGCCCATCATCGACGGGCAGCCGCACTCGGAGACGCCGCCGCCCTCGGACATCGCGGACATCGACAACCTGGAGCAGGCGGACCAGGAGCGCGAGGTGAAGCGGCGCAAGTACGAGTGCACCATCTGCGGCCGCAAGTTCATCCAGAAGAGCCACTGGAGGGagcacatgtacatacacacggGCAAGCCCTTCAAGTGCAGCACCTGCGACAAGAGCTTCTGCAGGGCCAACCAGGCGGCGCGGCACGTGTGCCTCAACCAGAGCATGGACACCTACACCATGgtggacaagcagactctggagCTCTGCACGTTCGAGGAGGGCAGTCAGATGGACAACATGCTGGTGCAGACCAACAAGCCCTACAAGTGCAACTTGTGCGACAAAACCTTCTCAACGCCCAATGAGGTGGTGAAACACTCGTGCCAGAACCAGAACTCGGACGTTTTCGCCCTGGACGAGGGGCGGTCCATCCTCCTGGGCAGCGCGGACTCGGAAGTCACGGAACCCGACCACCCAGTGTtagcctccatcaaaaaggagcaGGAAACAGTGTTGTTAGACTGA
- the ZBTB2 gene encoding zinc finger and BTB domain-containing protein 2 isoform X1: MDLANHGLILLQQLNAQREFGFLCDCTVAIGDVYFKAHKSVLASFSNYFKMLFVHQTSECVRLKPTDIQPDIFSYLLHLMYTGKMAPQLIDPVRLEQGIKFLHAYPLIQEASLASQGAFSHPDQVFPLASSLYGIQIADHQLRQATKIASAPEKLGREARPQPSRVSQEQAPEASQLSQLPSNLAPVTRTHLTPSDPLQTSLSPELVSTPVPPPPPGEETNLEASSSDEQPAALTIAHVKPSIMKRNGSFPKYYACHLCGRRFTLRSSLREHLQIHTGVPFTSGQPGDSRGPLSLCSNAPDLGKDAMEVPEAGMISDSELQHISDSPIIDGQPHSETPPPSDIADIDNLEQADQEREVKRRKYECTICGRKFIQKSHWREHMYIHTGKPFKCSTCDKSFCRANQAARHVCLNQSMDTYTMVDKQTLELCTFEEGSQMDNMLVQTNKPYKCNLCDKTFSTPNEVVKHSCQNQNSDVFALDEGRSILLGSADSEVTEPDHPVLASIKKEQETVLLD; encoded by the exons atggatttggcCAACCATGGACTTATTCTTCTGCAACAGTTAAACGCTCAGCGAGAGTTTGGTTTCCTGTGTGACTGCACGGTTGCCATCGGCGATGTGTACTTCAAGGCACACAAATCAGTTCTTGCTTCATTCTCCAATTACTTTAAGATGTTGTTTGTCCATCAGACCAG TGAGTGTGTCCGTTTGAAACCAACCGACATCCAGCCGGATATCTTCAGCTATCTCTTACATCTGATGTACACCGGCAAGATGGCACCCCAGCTCATCGATCCCGTTCGATTGGAACAGGGGATCAAGTTTCTGCACGCCTACCCGCTGATCCAGGAAGCCAGCCTGGCCAGCCAGGGCGCCTTTTCTCACCCCGACCAAGTTTTCCCGCTGGCTTCTTCCCTGTACGGCATTCAGATCGCAGACCACCAGTTGCGACAAGCCACCAAGATTGCCTCTGCCCCCGAGAAGCTGGGGCGGGAAGCGCGGCCGCAGCCGTCCCGGGTGAGCCAGGAGCAGGCGCCGGAGGCCTCCCAGCTGTCCCAGCTGCCTTCCAACCTGGCCCCGGTGACTCGGACGCACCTGACTCCCTCGGACCCGCTGCAGACCTCGCTGTCCCCGGAACTCGTTTCCACGCCCGTGCCTCCCCCGCCTCCCGGGGAGGAGACCAACCTGGAGGCCTCGTCCTCGGACGAACAGCCGGCGGCCCTCACCATCGCCCACGTGAAGCCGAGCATCATGAAGAGGAACGGGAGCTTCCCCAAGTACTACGCCTGCCACCTGTGCGGCCGGCGCTTCACGCTGCGCAGCAGCCTGCGGGAGCACCTCCAGATCCACACGGGTGTCCCGTTCACGTCCGGCCAGCCCGGCGACAGCCGGGGGCCCCTGTCTCTCTGCAGCAACGCCCCCGACCTGGGGAAGGACGCCATGGAGGTGCCCGAGGCCGGGATGATCAGCGACAGCGAGCTGCAGCACATCTCCGACTCGCCCATCATCGACGGGCAGCCGCACTCGGAGACGCCGCCGCCCTCGGACATCGCGGACATCGACAACCTGGAGCAGGCGGACCAGGAGCGCGAGGTGAAGCGGCGCAAGTACGAGTGCACCATCTGCGGCCGCAAGTTCATCCAGAAGAGCCACTGGAGGGagcacatgtacatacacacggGCAAGCCCTTCAAGTGCAGCACCTGCGACAAGAGCTTCTGCAGGGCCAACCAGGCGGCGCGGCACGTGTGCCTCAACCAGAGCATGGACACCTACACCATGgtggacaagcagactctggagCTCTGCACGTTCGAGGAGGGCAGTCAGATGGACAACATGCTGGTGCAGACCAACAAGCCCTACAAGTGCAACTTGTGCGACAAAACCTTCTCAACGCCCAATGAGGTGGTGAAACACTCGTGCCAGAACCAGAACTCGGACGTTTTCGCCCTGGACGAGGGGCGGTCCATCCTCCTGGGCAGCGCGGACTCGGAAGTCACGGAACCCGACCACCCAGTGTtagcctccatcaaaaaggagcaGGAAACAGTGTTGTTAGACTGA